One part of the Solanum dulcamara chromosome 8, daSolDulc1.2, whole genome shotgun sequence genome encodes these proteins:
- the LOC129901352 gene encoding protein Asterix has translation MSSPANDPRQPSAAKPYKPSPVAPQDLPIDYSGFIAVIFGVFGAMFRYKICSWLAIIFSAQSLANMRNMENDLKQISMAMMFGIMGLMTNYLGVGPRASKKT, from the exons ATGTCGTCACCAGCGAACGATCCACGGCAACCGTCGGCGGCGAAGCCGTACAAGCCTTCGCCGGTAGCTCCACAAGATCTTCCTATAGATTACTCCGGCTTTATAGCCGTCATCTTCGGCGTCTTTGGTGCCATGTTCAGA TACAAGATTTGCTCGTGGCTTGCTATTATATTCAGTGCTCAATCCCTTGCTAACATGAGGAATATGGAAAATGATCTTAAGCAGATCTCAATGGCCATGAT GTTTGGTATTATGGGTCTCATGACAAACTACTTGGGTGTTGGTCCCCGGGCAAGCAAGAAAACTTGA
- the LOC129901179 gene encoding biotin carboxyl carrier protein of acetyl-CoA carboxylase 1, chloroplastic-like: MASFSVPYPKISVLSVASSSHSTPTHQPQGSLSFRSGPALVPRLQGSIRIQSQVFKVNAQLNEVAIDKSNNSKPLSEKSLEEVSKTEYSIPDASSIQAFMSQAADLVELVDSRDIVELQLKQNNCEILIRKKAALPQPPVYMAPPSVPQAFVQQQLPPAGSHAPAAPAAPALPPPAPSKPKSSHPPMKCPMAGTFYRSPAPGAPPFVKVGDKVQKGQVVCIIEAMKLMNEIEADQAGTVVDIVVEDGKPVSVDTPLFVIEP, encoded by the exons ATGGCTTCTTTCAGTGTTCCTTATCCTAAGATTTCTGTCCTCTCCGTTGCTTCATCATCCCATTCTACCCCGACCCATCAGCCCCAGGGCTCCCTTTCCTTCAGATCCGGTCCTGCATTGGTCCCTCGTCTTCAG GGTTCCATTCGCATCCAATCTCAGGTGTTTAAGGTGAATGCCCAGCTGAATGAG GTTGCTATTGATAAGTCGAACAATTCAAAACCACTTTCTGAGAAAAGCTTGGAGGAAGTGTCCAAGACTGAATACAGTATTCCAGATGCTTCATCCATTCAAGCATTCATGTCTCAGGCAGCCGATCTTGTGGA GCTTGTGGATTCGAGGGACATTGTGGAGCTGCAGCTGAAGCAAAACAATTGTGAAATTCTTATAAGGAAGAAGGCGGCATTGCCCCAGCCACCTGTTTATATGGCGCCACCATCTGTTCCACAGGCCTTTGTTCAGCAACAGTTGCCTCCTGCAGGTTCCCATGCTCCTGCAGCTCCAGCAGCTCCTGCGCTTCCACCACCTGCGCCTTCAAAGCCTAAGTCGTCTCATCCTCCAATGAAATGTCCCATGGCTGGAACATTCTATCGATCGCCTGCCCCAGGGGCACCACCTTTTGTAAAG GTAGGAGACAAGGTCCAGAAAGGGCAAGTAGTCTGCATCATTGAGGCTATGAAATTGATGAATGAAATTGAG GCTGATCAAGCTGGAACTGTAGTTGACATAGTTGTAGAGGATGGTAAGCCCGTTAGTGTGGACACG CCTCTATTTGTCATTGAACCATGA